The following proteins are encoded in a genomic region of Campylobacter sp. MIT 12-8780:
- the rbfA gene encoding 30S ribosome-binding factor RbfA, whose translation MNEQELRKLRTQSVLKELIPEALASLDDELLRNLSITDVECKKGRYDAFVYVDKAFFNALEQEKILLALKKAAKALQNYCMSEQGWYRCPNFHFKFDERLEYQNHIDALFEKIKKEKDERK comes from the coding sequence ATGAACGAGCAAGAGCTAAGAAAACTTCGCACCCAAAGTGTGCTAAAAGAACTTATCCCGGAGGCTTTAGCAAGTCTTGATGATGAGCTTTTAAGGAATTTAAGCATTACTGATGTAGAGTGCAAAAAAGGTAGATATGATGCCTTTGTGTATGTAGATAAGGCTTTTTTTAATGCCTTAGAGCAAGAAAAAATTTTACTTGCTCTAAAAAAAGCTGCTAAAGCCTTGCAAAATTACTGCATGAGCGAGCAAGGCTGGTATCGCTGCCCAAATTTTCACTTTAAATTCGATGAAAGACTTGAATATCAAAACCACATAGACGCCCTTTTTGAAAAGATAAAAAAGGAAAAAGATGAACGAAAATGA
- the rimP gene encoding ribosome maturation factor RimP, with protein MNENDLKALCAEANVSFYDSELVRENSKLIYRVYIVKKGGVSLEDCQKVSEILSPLLDANEPSKEAYFFEVSSPGLERKLSKLGHFVLSVGELVQITTNEKEKLKGKLLSVEGENLSFQDLDDEKSHFTLNFKDIKKAKTFVVW; from the coding sequence ATGAACGAAAATGATTTAAAAGCTCTTTGTGCTGAAGCTAATGTAAGTTTTTATGATAGCGAGCTTGTGCGTGAAAACTCAAAGCTGATTTATAGGGTATATATCGTCAAAAAAGGCGGTGTGAGCTTAGAAGACTGCCAAAAAGTAAGCGAAATACTCTCGCCCTTACTTGATGCAAATGAGCCAAGTAAAGAGGCATACTTCTTTGAAGTTTCAAGCCCGGGACTTGAACGAAAGCTTAGCAAATTAGGGCATTTTGTTTTAAGCGTGGGCGAATTAGTTCAAATCACTACCAATGAAAAAGAAAAGCTTAAAGGCAAGCTTTTGAGTGTGGAGGGCGAAAATTTAAGCTTTCAAGATTTAGACGATGAAAAGTCTCATTTTACCTTGAATTTTAAAGATATAAAAAAAGCCAAAACTTTTGTGGTGTGGTGA
- a CDS encoding McrB family protein → MNLNFEQKRDFLLCIKEFVDRIDNRVNPKTTQGLKKTDLIERLDKILDSLNYKSNIEFGTGGMKDTCGISFVRKDTLRDDLVNSSKFTHKKGIYIYFGYMHKEQNNKFYICLGRSDEMKETCKALETLNLVELDESMIEYFDGRLDEHNLDKILNKFLEIVSQYNKIPIDDFKPISWNTKGESMPNLQTTKPPLNQILYGPPGTGKTYTTIDKTLEILKFYKAIDEIPEDREDKKAIFDEFKQMGQIEFITFHQSYSYEEFVEGIKPEVDKENNKMTYEIKNGIFKEICKEAMEHDSMEGLDKCIEQLQEECNKEENIEKGVHIHDKYFVRYRSEKSFGIVFEGMDEKHRKNGYYAGVDDLKKMYKDEKAKCPNPSYLKRILMFFKKQFNLPDYQEDQKIKPYILIIDEINRGNISKIFGELITLIEPSKRLGEDEALEVKLPYSNEKFGVPNNLYIIGTMNTADRSIALLDTALRRRFEFVEMMPQWDNENISKDCEGVNLQELLRVLNERIEFLLDREHAIGHAFFIGLDSLKKLQDVFKKKIIPLLQEYFYDDYAKINAVLNGNDMIKERPTSDLNLGSSLSDFVDDDKKLYIITDFREWDLKKFQDIIKKIAKQ, encoded by the coding sequence ATGAATTTAAACTTCGAACAAAAGCGAGATTTCCTACTATGCATAAAAGAATTTGTAGATAGGATTGATAATCGAGTAAATCCAAAAACAACTCAAGGGCTGAAAAAAACTGATTTAATCGAACGATTGGATAAAATCTTAGACTCACTTAACTATAAAAGTAATATAGAATTTGGCACCGGAGGAATGAAAGATACTTGTGGTATAAGCTTTGTGCGTAAAGATACTTTAAGAGATGATTTAGTTAATTCATCCAAATTTACTCATAAAAAAGGTATTTATATTTATTTTGGTTATATGCATAAGGAGCAAAACAATAAATTTTATATTTGCCTAGGTAGATCCGATGAAATGAAAGAAACTTGCAAAGCTCTTGAGACTCTTAATCTGGTAGAACTCGATGAATCTATGATTGAATATTTTGATGGGAGATTAGATGAGCATAATTTAGATAAAATTCTTAATAAATTTTTAGAAATCGTAAGTCAATACAATAAAATTCCAATAGATGATTTCAAACCTATATCTTGGAACACAAAAGGAGAAAGCATGCCAAATCTACAGACAACAAAACCTCCACTTAATCAAATTCTTTATGGACCTCCGGGTACTGGAAAGACTTATACTACCATTGATAAAACTCTTGAAATTTTAAAATTTTACAAAGCTATAGATGAAATTCCGGAAGATAGAGAAGATAAAAAAGCAATATTTGATGAGTTTAAACAAATGGGACAAATCGAATTTATCACCTTTCATCAAAGTTATTCTTATGAAGAGTTTGTGGAGGGGATAAAACCAGAGGTTGACAAAGAAAACAACAAAATGACCTATGAAATTAAAAATGGTATTTTTAAAGAAATATGCAAAGAAGCTATGGAACATGATAGTATGGAAGGGCTAGATAAATGCATTGAGCAACTTCAAGAAGAATGCAACAAAGAAGAAAATATAGAAAAAGGCGTGCATATTCATGACAAATATTTTGTGCGTTATAGATCGGAAAAATCCTTTGGTATTGTGTTTGAGGGGATGGATGAAAAGCACAGAAAAAACGGATATTATGCAGGTGTTGACGACCTAAAAAAGATGTATAAAGACGAAAAAGCTAAATGCCCTAATCCATCGTATCTTAAGCGTATTTTAATGTTTTTTAAAAAGCAATTTAATTTGCCAGACTATCAAGAAGATCAAAAAATAAAGCCATATATACTCATCATCGATGAGATTAATAGGGGCAATATCTCTAAAATTTTTGGAGAGCTTATTACCTTGATAGAGCCAAGCAAAAGACTTGGCGAAGATGAGGCTTTAGAAGTTAAGCTTCCTTATAGTAATGAAAAATTTGGAGTGCCAAATAATCTTTATATCATAGGCACTATGAATACAGCAGATCGAAGTATAGCTTTGCTTGATACGGCTTTGCGTAGGAGATTTGAATTTGTTGAGATGATGCCACAATGGGATAATGAAAATATAAGCAAGGATTGCGAGGGTGTAAATTTACAAGAGCTTTTAAGGGTTTTAAATGAACGCATAGAATTTTTGCTTGATAGAGAGCATGCTATAGGACATGCGTTTTTTATAGGGCTTGATAGCCTTAAGAAATTACAAGATGTATTTAAAAAGAAAATCATCCCGCTTTTACAAGAGTATTTTTATGATGATTATGCAAAGATTAATGCTGTTTTAAATGGTAATGATATGATTAAGGAACGCCCTACAAGTGATTTAAATTTAGGCTCAAGCTTAAGTGATTTTGTAGATGATGACAAAAAGCTTTATATTATCACCGATTTTAGGGAGTGGGATTTAAAGAAGTTCCAAGATATAATAAAAAAAATAGCTAAACAATGA
- a CDS encoding McrC family protein has translation MKTNNTLAITEWQRFGLDDIKAVLQNSANTDQEAKKIFNELQDFAKQKDSHNFINFCGSNKLKARNYVGLIQTQSGFCLEILPKIFRSEKKLEQDLENETSNSQDKAKALNSAKKAQDLLLDMLKTLKDSPFKQSNIATLKAKKLPLLEIFVSLFLDELEKLVKQGIKSDYIAYKQNRTFLRGKLLFNENLKYNFAHKERFYTFADEYSQNLPQNRLIVAALLKLQKLKFSSKISTRLLQFRFIFDDIAQSTNYKADFAKCVNSRHFKAYEQILPWCKLFLEKLTPSPYSGSSKASALLFDMNKLFESFVAFHLKKHCSLNAKDHAIKTQDSSKYLLERDAQSEQEQKNKFKIKPDIVICKKDENEKPIAILDTKWKILEKEEEINQGDLYQIFAYLCKYENQKGVLIYPKISGEIIEKLHEHKYQYRAFKDTNIQKELKIYFFDLEGEISGIKNLFE, from the coding sequence ATGAAAACAAATAACACCCTAGCTATAACTGAATGGCAAAGGTTTGGGCTTGATGACATTAAGGCTGTTTTGCAAAATTCTGCCAATACAGATCAAGAAGCTAAGAAAATTTTTAATGAACTTCAAGACTTTGCCAAGCAAAAAGATAGTCATAATTTTATCAATTTTTGTGGCTCAAACAAGCTTAAAGCAAGAAATTATGTGGGTTTGATCCAAACTCAAAGTGGTTTTTGTCTTGAAATTTTACCTAAGATTTTTAGGAGCGAAAAGAAATTAGAGCAAGATTTGGAAAATGAAACTTCAAATTCACAAGATAAAGCCAAGGCTTTAAATTCAGCCAAAAAAGCCCAAGATTTACTTCTTGATATGCTAAAAACCCTTAAAGATTCACCTTTTAAGCAAAGCAATATCGCGACTTTAAAAGCTAAAAAGCTTCCTTTGCTTGAAATTTTTGTGTCCTTGTTTTTAGATGAACTTGAAAAGCTTGTCAAACAAGGTATAAAGAGTGATTATATAGCTTATAAACAAAACCGCACTTTTTTAAGGGGTAAATTACTTTTTAATGAAAATCTTAAGTACAATTTCGCCCACAAGGAACGCTTTTACACCTTTGCTGATGAGTATAGCCAAAATCTGCCTCAAAACCGCCTTATAGTTGCTGCACTTTTAAAGCTTCAAAAGCTTAAATTTAGCTCTAAAATAAGCACAAGACTTTTGCAATTTCGCTTTATTTTTGATGATATAGCTCAAAGCACAAATTATAAGGCTGATTTTGCAAAATGCGTAAATTCAAGGCATTTTAAGGCTTATGAACAAATTTTACCTTGGTGCAAACTCTTTTTAGAAAAACTCACTCCAAGCCCTTATAGTGGAAGTTCAAAGGCTAGCGCTTTGCTTTTTGATATGAATAAACTTTTTGAAAGCTTTGTTGCCTTTCATCTTAAAAAGCATTGTTCTTTAAATGCTAAAGATCATGCCATAAAAACCCAAGATAGTTCAAAATATTTGCTTGAAAGAGATGCACAAAGCGAGCAAGAGCAAAAAAATAAATTTAAAATTAAACCAGATATAGTGATTTGCAAAAAAGATGAAAATGAAAAACCCATTGCCATACTTGATACAAAATGGAAAATTCTTGAAAAAGAGGAGGAGATAAATCAAGGCGATTTATACCAAATTTTTGCTTATCTTTGTAAATATGAAAACCAAAAAGGTGTTTTAATTTATCCTAAAATTAGTGGGGAAATTATAGAAAAATTACACGAGCACAAGTATCAATATCGAGCTTTTAAAGACACAAATATACAAAAAGAACTTAAAATTTATTTTTTTGATTTGGAAGGTGAAATTTCAGGTATTAAAAACTTATTTGAATAA
- the ribD gene encoding bifunctional diaminohydroxyphosphoribosylaminopyrimidine deaminase/5-amino-6-(5-phosphoribosylamino)uracil reductase RibD, which yields MTKEFYMKLALNEAWNFQFLTYPNPAVGCVILDKNGKLLSIRAHEQAGQAHAELNAIKTALKELDPALQIPDEANAAHEFILKNHHFLLKDASAFVTLEPCTHKGKTPACARLFSELKFKKVFISVKDTHKLASGGAEFLRQHGIEVELGLCEKEGLDLLKPFLKWQKNEPFKLFKLALSLNGSPFGKFVSNELSRSYAHKIRSKLDLLVVGGETLRKDRPVLDARLAGKEAKAPNLCILSHQELASFDEKIPALKVPNRQIFTQIPKEAKFMMFEGGAEFLKSFAKDMDMFLIFSNSKFTAQANASLNLELKPLYKGFLGDDTYGIYEL from the coding sequence ATGACAAAAGAATTTTATATGAAACTAGCCTTAAATGAGGCTTGGAACTTTCAGTTTTTAACCTATCCTAATCCAGCTGTGGGCTGCGTGATTTTAGATAAAAATGGCAAGCTTTTAAGCATAAGAGCTCATGAACAAGCAGGACAAGCTCATGCTGAGTTAAACGCCATAAAAACAGCCTTAAAAGAGCTTGATCCAGCCTTGCAAATCCCTGATGAAGCCAATGCTGCTCATGAATTTATACTTAAAAATCATCATTTTTTACTCAAAGACGCTAGTGCTTTTGTTACTCTTGAGCCTTGCACTCATAAGGGCAAAACCCCAGCTTGTGCTAGACTTTTTAGCGAGCTTAAGTTTAAAAAAGTTTTTATAAGCGTAAAAGATACGCACAAGCTAGCAAGTGGTGGGGCTGAGTTTTTAAGGCAACATGGCATTGAAGTTGAGCTTGGGCTTTGTGAAAAAGAAGGGCTTGATCTACTTAAACCCTTTTTAAAATGGCAAAAAAATGAGCCTTTTAAGCTTTTTAAACTCGCTTTAAGCCTTAATGGCTCGCCTTTTGGTAAGTTTGTCAGCAATGAATTAAGCAGAAGCTATGCTCATAAAATCCGTTCAAAGCTTGATTTACTCGTAGTTGGCGGAGAGACTTTAAGAAAGGATCGCCCAGTTTTAGATGCAAGATTAGCTGGCAAGGAAGCTAAGGCTCCAAATTTGTGCATCTTAAGTCATCAAGAACTTGCTAGCTTTGATGAGAAAATCCCAGCTCTTAAGGTGCCAAACCGCCAGATTTTCACTCAAATTCCAAAAGAAGCAAAATTTATGATGTTTGAAGGTGGGGCAGAGTTTTTAAAAAGCTTTGCTAAGGATATGGATATGTTTTTGATCTTTTCAAACTCAAAATTTACCGCACAAGCAAATGCGAGTTTAAATTTAGAACTCAAACCTTTATATAAGGGCTTTTTAGGAGATGATACTTATGGCATTTATGAGCTTTGA
- a CDS encoding YagU family protein: MVTNPSQRRLTLAFFIGILAGVFGGIVKWGWEVPFPPRDPSVPWPVDALERTTPPKIFLEQLGLPSDWTYMFSGVELPLSIFIVHIGFSVVFGVAYCMLAEVYPRIKMWQGAVFGFFVYLFAHVIVMPLIAEVPPLSQIPLDEHLSELFGHIVWLWGIEIVRRDIRNRITKTADAS; encoded by the coding sequence ATGGTTACAAATCCTAGCCAAAGACGTCTTACTCTTGCCTTTTTTATAGGAATTTTAGCAGGTGTTTTTGGCGGTATTGTCAAGTGGGGTTGGGAAGTGCCTTTTCCTCCAAGAGATCCAAGTGTGCCTTGGCCTGTTGATGCTCTTGAGCGAACAACTCCGCCAAAAATTTTCTTAGAGCAGCTTGGCTTGCCAAGTGATTGGACATATATGTTTTCGGGTGTTGAGCTACCTTTAAGCATTTTTATCGTGCATATTGGCTTTTCGGTAGTTTTTGGTGTGGCATATTGTATGCTTGCTGAGGTATATCCTCGCATTAAGATGTGGCAGGGTGCTGTTTTTGGCTTTTTTGTATATCTTTTTGCTCATGTTATCGTTATGCCTTTGATTGCTGAAGTGCCACCACTCAGTCAAATTCCTCTTGATGAGCATTTATCAGAGCTTTTTGGGCATATAGTGTGGCTTTGGGGTATAGAAATAGTGCGTCGCGATATAAGAAATCGTATCACAAAAACAGCTGATGCAAGCTAA
- a CDS encoding TerC family protein, whose protein sequence is MIESLEWIFSLDSWLTLATLAALEIVLGIDNIILLAILVNKLPPHQRDKTRYLGLMLAMLARIGLLFSLFWIMKLTAPLFNVYLPMIIEDNATLKSTLELMPSEISGRDLVLFFGGLFLIIKPMLEIVEQLKMHHGEAHHTSTSSKFWIIIAQIILLDIVFSLDSVITAVGIANNLQIMVIAIIIAVAVMLFASKPIADFVETYPSIKILALAFLIMVGVVLVAESVDLHIDKAYIYVAMIFSLVVEILNIISSKKIEHFKPKEK, encoded by the coding sequence ATGATAGAAAGTTTAGAGTGGATTTTTAGCCTTGATTCTTGGCTGACTTTGGCAACTTTAGCCGCTTTAGAAATCGTTTTAGGAATCGATAATATCATACTTTTAGCCATCTTAGTCAATAAACTTCCCCCTCATCAACGCGACAAAACAAGATATCTTGGGCTAATGCTAGCCATGCTTGCACGTATAGGCTTGCTTTTTTCTTTGTTTTGGATTATGAAGCTTACCGCACCTTTGTTTAATGTATATTTGCCAATGATTATAGAGGATAATGCTACGCTTAAAAGCACTCTTGAGCTTATGCCAAGTGAAATTTCAGGCAGAGATTTAGTGCTCTTTTTTGGTGGGCTTTTTTTAATCATCAAACCTATGCTTGAGATAGTCGAACAGCTTAAAATGCACCATGGCGAAGCACATCACACAAGCACAAGTTCAAAATTTTGGATCATTATCGCTCAAATCATACTTCTTGATATAGTTTTTTCTCTTGATAGCGTCATTACAGCTGTAGGTATAGCAAATAACTTGCAAATTATGGTTATAGCTATCATCATCGCTGTAGCTGTTATGCTTTTTGCAAGTAAGCCTATAGCTGATTTTGTCGAAACTTATCCAAGTATAAAAATTCTTGCTCTGGCTTTTTTAATTATGGTTGGTGTGGTTTTAGTGGCTGAAAGCGTGGATTTGCATATCGATAAAGCTTATATTTATGTAGCGATGATCTTTTCTTTGGTGGTTGAAATTTTAAATATCATTTCGAGCAAGAAAATAGAACATTTCAAGCCAAAAGAAAAATAA
- the purN gene encoding phosphoribosylglycinamide formyltransferase: protein MLVKLAILFSGNGSNLENLLEKLHKKKFDENEFEVVLCLCNKANAFGIQRAKKYNLDTLIIEHTKFKSREEFDQALVSEIQKSGADLVVLAGFMRILSPVFTQNIKAINLHPSILPLFKGANAIKESFYSDMKLGGVSVHWVNEELDGGQIIAQEAFQKEGLSLEEFEAKIHALEHEILPQSVIKIFSKN from the coding sequence ATGCTTGTAAAACTGGCGATTTTATTTTCTGGAAATGGCTCAAATTTAGAAAATTTACTTGAAAAATTGCATAAAAAAAAGTTTGACGAAAATGAATTTGAAGTGGTATTGTGTCTGTGTAATAAAGCCAATGCCTTTGGCATACAAAGAGCTAAGAAATACAATCTTGATACTCTTATCATAGAGCACACAAAGTTTAAAAGTAGGGAAGAATTTGATCAAGCTTTAGTAAGTGAAATTCAAAAAAGTGGGGCGGATTTAGTGGTGCTTGCTGGTTTTATGAGGATACTAAGCCCTGTTTTTACTCAAAATATCAAAGCTATAAATTTACACCCTTCTATACTGCCACTTTTTAAGGGAGCAAATGCGATCAAAGAAAGCTTTTATAGCGATATGAAGCTAGGCGGAGTAAGCGTGCATTGGGTAAATGAAGAGCTTGATGGCGGACAAATCATCGCTCAAGAAGCCTTTCAAAAAGAAGGTTTGAGCTTAGAGGAGTTTGAGGCAAAAATTCACGCCCTAGAACATGAAATTTTACCCCAAAGTGTGATAAAAATCTTTAGTAAAAATTAA
- a CDS encoding NAD(P)H-hydrate dehydratase — protein sequence MKTLCFSAKEHDLNAINLGLDELILMENAGKNLALIIKKELKKKYKKKKHPRILFLLGSGNNAADGLVAARTLKNTFLYVLDKRAKKSALFIKQEQIALNLGLSFLEKEPVFASFDCIVDCVFGSGFKGLLDTNTKAVLEKANQSRALKVACDMPSGLASYAQEKAGFKAHISVSMGCIKELMLEDFAKDFVGKIKTANLGLCNEKYLSFEKAKSFLLEKKDLRLIARAKNTNKGSFGHGFVCGSASAGSLCALSALNFGLGLVSLVGKKAFSPLIMCKERLEESANAAAIGMGLDDLSVLDEPHLKNIPLVLDANCFLSEKILPFLERENVVLTPHPKEFSRLLKMAFNEEVSVEEIQANRFAFARKFAFKFKCVLLLKGANPIIAQKERLCVVNLGTSALAKGGSGDALSGMILALLANDFSAFDAAMQASLAHAIVAKKYKANANSFDALKLIKGLSCL from the coding sequence ATGAAAACGCTTTGTTTTAGTGCTAAAGAGCATGATTTAAATGCCATAAATTTAGGACTTGATGAGCTTATCTTAATGGAAAATGCAGGCAAAAACCTCGCCTTAATCATCAAAAAAGAGCTTAAAAAAAAATACAAAAAGAAAAAACACCCAAGAATACTTTTTTTACTTGGCTCTGGCAATAACGCAGCTGACGGGCTTGTAGCAGCACGAACCTTAAAAAATACCTTTTTATATGTGCTTGATAAAAGAGCTAAAAAAAGTGCTTTATTTATCAAGCAAGAGCAAATCGCTTTAAATTTAGGCTTAAGCTTTCTTGAAAAAGAGCCTGTTTTTGCAAGCTTTGATTGTATAGTTGATTGTGTGTTTGGAAGCGGTTTTAAGGGGCTCTTAGATACAAATACTAAGGCTGTACTTGAAAAAGCAAATCAAAGCAGAGCCTTAAAAGTGGCGTGTGATATGCCAAGTGGCTTGGCTTCTTACGCACAAGAAAAAGCTGGTTTTAAAGCTCATATAAGCGTAAGTATGGGCTGTATAAAAGAACTTATGCTTGAAGACTTTGCAAAGGACTTTGTGGGTAAGATAAAAACGGCAAATTTAGGACTTTGCAATGAAAAATACCTTAGTTTTGAAAAGGCAAAGAGCTTTTTGCTTGAAAAAAAGGATTTAAGGCTTATTGCAAGGGCTAAAAATACAAATAAAGGCTCTTTTGGACATGGCTTTGTATGTGGGAGTGCAAGTGCTGGCTCACTTTGTGCGTTATCTGCTTTAAATTTTGGCTTAGGACTTGTTTCTTTGGTGGGAAAAAAGGCTTTTTCGCCTCTTATCATGTGTAAAGAAAGGCTTGAAGAAAGTGCAAATGCAGCTGCTATTGGCATGGGACTAGATGATCTTAGCGTGCTTGATGAGCCGCATTTAAAAAATATCCCCCTTGTGCTTGATGCAAACTGCTTTTTAAGTGAAAAAATTCTGCCTTTTTTAGAGAGGGAAAATGTGGTTTTAACCCCACACCCAAAGGAGTTTTCAAGGCTTTTAAAAATGGCTTTTAATGAAGAAGTGAGCGTAGAAGAAATTCAAGCCAATCGTTTTGCTTTTGCAAGAAAATTTGCTTTTAAATTTAAATGCGTCTTGCTCTTAAAAGGTGCAAATCCTATCATCGCACAAAAAGAAAGGCTTTGCGTTGTTAATCTTGGCACAAGTGCCTTGGCTAAGGGTGGCAGTGGGGACGCTTTAAGTGGTATGATACTTGCCTTGCTTGCAAATGATTTTTCAGCCTTTGATGCTGCTATGCAAGCAAGCCTAGCTCACGCAATAGTGGCTAAAAAATACAAGGCAAATGCAAATAGCTTTGATGCCCTAAAACTCATAAAAGGACTTTCATGCTTGTAA
- the rmuC gene encoding DNA recombination protein RmuC: MQEFLITSLIVLFVCASFLAFKLSRLKLIYKFLHTQDQELKTQNEAIKLENESLKLDLKELQESLIKTQSKLDAQELNLASKDEYLRLQKLEFEKEKANLKAEFQEKEQSLLHTHAEAQNKLFKEQKASLDELELKYKTNLESLKFEFEKSLEKQHELLLTQNKNMLSDESKKILDELFTPLKSSVKAYHEKLAHNEIELKTNIKNMFEYSQKISQNAEQLANILKGDKKTRGNFAELQLKSVLEHSGLKEGVQYKLQEHLKLDGKSYYPDAVVYLDHQKSIIIDAKFSLPNDFDFNQNDRQICEQLALNIKARINELASKPYTHFDTHTYDFVLLFLPYQNILDLALEHSPNLYKEAYEKKIYLTTPHTLFMALNTINIAWRHIQSNDNVMKAFEALAKFHDKFVSFVEDFEGVKRAFSTLENKLDAAEKKLLRGSGNLASRFHQLKELGVKTSKELKAEFDEGILEPQDKPFLEQNPHKNQKKEADENALF; the protein is encoded by the coding sequence GTGCAAGAATTTCTCATAACCTCTTTAATCGTGTTATTTGTATGTGCTTCATTTTTAGCTTTTAAGCTTAGTCGTTTAAAGCTAATATATAAGTTTTTACACACTCAAGATCAAGAGCTAAAAACTCAAAATGAGGCTATAAAACTAGAAAATGAAAGCCTTAAACTCGATCTTAAAGAGCTTCAAGAAAGCCTTATAAAAACACAAAGCAAGCTTGATGCACAAGAGCTTAATCTAGCTTCAAAAGATGAGTATTTACGCTTGCAAAAGCTTGAATTTGAAAAAGAAAAAGCAAATTTAAAGGCTGAGTTTCAAGAAAAAGAACAAAGCCTCTTACACACTCACGCTGAAGCACAAAATAAGCTTTTTAAAGAGCAAAAAGCAAGCCTTGATGAGCTTGAATTAAAATACAAAACAAATCTTGAAAGCCTCAAATTTGAGTTTGAAAAAAGCCTTGAAAAACAGCACGAACTCTTACTGACTCAAAATAAAAATATGCTTAGTGATGAGAGCAAAAAAATCCTTGATGAGCTTTTCACTCCTTTAAAAAGCAGCGTAAAAGCCTATCATGAAAAACTCGCTCACAATGAAATAGAGCTAAAAACCAATATCAAAAATATGTTTGAATACAGCCAAAAGATAAGCCAAAACGCCGAACAACTTGCAAATATCTTAAAAGGAGATAAAAAAACAAGGGGCAATTTTGCTGAACTTCAGCTTAAAAGCGTGCTTGAGCACAGCGGCTTAAAAGAAGGGGTGCAATATAAGCTCCAAGAGCATTTAAAGCTTGATGGCAAGAGCTATTATCCTGATGCGGTGGTGTATTTAGATCATCAAAAAAGCATTATTATCGATGCTAAGTTTTCCCTGCCAAATGACTTTGATTTTAATCAAAACGATAGGCAAATTTGCGAACAACTTGCTTTAAACATAAAAGCTCGTATCAATGAGCTTGCAAGTAAGCCTTATACTCACTTTGATACGCATACTTATGATTTTGTTTTGCTCTTTTTGCCTTATCAAAACATACTTGATTTAGCCTTAGAGCATAGCCCAAATTTATATAAAGAAGCCTATGAAAAAAAGATTTATCTTACCACTCCACATACACTTTTTATGGCTTTAAACACCATAAATATAGCTTGGAGACACATTCAAAGTAATGATAATGTAATGAAAGCCTTTGAAGCTTTGGCTAAATTTCATGATAAATTTGTGAGCTTTGTTGAGGATTTTGAGGGCGTAAAAAGGGCTTTTAGCACCCTTGAGAACAAGCTTGATGCGGCTGAAAAAAAGCTTCTTAGAGGAAGTGGCAATCTTGCTTCTCGCTTTCATCAGCTTAAAGAACTTGGTGTAAAAACAAGTAAAGAGCTTAAGGCTGAGTTTGATGAGGGGATTTTAGAGCCTCAAGATAAGCCTTTTTTAGAACAAAACCCACACAAAAATCAAAAAAAGGAAGCTGATGAAAACGCTTTGTTTTAG